A single region of the Candidatus Sungiibacteriota bacterium genome encodes:
- a CDS encoding methionine adenosyltransferase: protein MPKTTYTVESVTSGHPDKICDQVSDAILDAYIAQDPYSRVAMETFGSHGLLVVGGEVTSQGKVEAAKLAQTLYGDIGYKDILNIITNIIQQSPDIAQGVDTGGAGDQGIMYGYATDETPEFLPCAVSLVHKLTKGLEELRRNDPECFWLGPDGKSQVTMQDGRISAVLVSCQHEDSIAQGEIKDALTKKLIGPVLGDLDGVEILVNPTGKFTVGGFTADTGLTGRKLMVDSYGGLVPHGGGAWSGKDPTKVDRSAAYMARFVAKNIVANGLGKDCLVSVAYAIGRAEPLMVHAETGSGKDLGSWVRQRFDFRPKAIIERLGLRRPIYRKTAAYGHFGKPDLPWEEIIKV, encoded by the coding sequence ATGCCAAAAACAACCTACACCGTAGAGAGCGTAACTTCCGGTCACCCCGATAAAATTTGCGATCAGGTTTCAGACGCGATTTTAGACGCCTATATTGCGCAGGATCCATATTCACGCGTGGCCATGGAGACTTTTGGATCTCATGGCCTTTTGGTGGTCGGCGGGGAGGTCACCTCTCAAGGCAAGGTTGAGGCCGCCAAACTTGCCCAGACTCTTTACGGCGATATTGGGTACAAAGATATCCTTAATATTATTACTAATATTATTCAGCAGTCTCCTGATATTGCTCAAGGAGTGGATACGGGTGGAGCCGGGGATCAGGGGATTATGTACGGGTATGCTACAGACGAAACCCCGGAGTTTTTACCTTGTGCCGTGTCTCTTGTCCACAAGCTGACCAAGGGTCTTGAAGAGCTGCGCAGGAACGATCCGGAATGTTTTTGGCTTGGGCCGGACGGTAAGTCACAAGTCACTATGCAGGATGGTCGCATAAGTGCGGTTCTTGTATCCTGCCAGCACGAAGATTCTATTGCGCAGGGAGAGATTAAGGACGCGCTTACTAAAAAGTTAATAGGGCCTGTTTTAGGGGATTTAGACGGAGTAGAAATATTGGTAAATCCCACTGGAAAATTTACCGTGGGCGGTTTTACCGCAGATACGGGTCTTACGGGACGCAAGCTTATGGTGGATAGTTATGGAGGTCTGGTGCCCCATGGCGGAGGCGCCTGGTCCGGCAAAGATCCAACCAAAGTTGACCGTTCCGCCGCTTATATGGCGCGTTTTGTGGCGAAAAACATTGTGGCCAACGGCCTTGGAAAAGATTGCCTGGTGTCTGTAGCTTATGCTATTGGACGGGCAGAACCTCTTATGGTGCATGCTGAAACCGGTAGTGGCAAGGATTTGGGGTCATGGGTACGGCAGAGATTTGACTTCCGTCCCAAGGCCATTATTGAGAGGTTGGGTCTGCGCCGTCCTATATATAGAAAGACCGCGGCTTACGGACATTTTGGAAAGCCGGATCTTCCTTGGGAAGAAATTATTAAAGTTTGA
- a CDS encoding type IV secretion system DNA-binding domain-containing protein codes for MTVKGKANDTTFIGKCNFRGNERVFGTKTNDRRQHMYVIGKTGVGKTALLKNIALQDIRAGRGIGIIDPHGEFVEEVLAQIPAERTNDVIYFNPVDSEFPIGFNVLEVPDPKYKHLVVSDLLGIFTKIWANVWSARMEYILQNCILALLDTPGTTLLGIPRILVDKDYRQKIVAKVQDPVVKSFWIHEYETWRDQFRNEAIVPIQNKVGQFLNTSFIRNIVGQPTSTLNIPEIMNTGKILLVNVSKGKIGEDNSQLLGAMIITKIQLAAMERVRIPEEDRLDYYLYVDEFQNFATESFAAILSEARKYRLNLILAHQYVGQLVTDVSTKVRDAVFGNVGTMITFRVGAADAEFLEKEFMPEFMQQDLIGLPNYNIYLKLMVDGVTSRPFSAVTLPPIQFETDPTVKEKIIKVSRERYARSRPEVEEKITQWSGMVGDDGGGGGSGEEGKYETTCWNCGKTAAVPFKPDGRRPVYCFTCLKQIEEGKLVPLPERMPQVGKARFSQTLGGLGIEFAATAGAGTRPAEKAVSAARPREEERYPRVFSPEVRRPFPERREQKQTVPPRSEIKPSHSRPGLRSQPIVKTPQGARPVSLTELKPREGARKENGNQHPATNVSELRKVLEESLKEKNGSETETKKEKRVIKPGETVKF; via the coding sequence ATGACCGTTAAAGGTAAAGCTAACGATACAACTTTCATCGGAAAATGTAACTTTCGCGGAAATGAGAGAGTTTTTGGTACTAAAACCAATGACCGAAGACAGCACATGTACGTTATTGGTAAGACCGGTGTGGGCAAGACAGCGCTTTTAAAGAATATCGCACTTCAGGATATCAGGGCCGGACGAGGTATTGGCATTATTGATCCCCACGGTGAATTTGTAGAAGAGGTGTTGGCTCAGATCCCTGCGGAGCGCACCAACGATGTGATTTATTTCAACCCGGTGGACTCGGAGTTCCCTATTGGTTTCAACGTGCTTGAAGTTCCGGACCCCAAATATAAACATTTAGTGGTTTCGGACCTTCTGGGAATTTTCACCAAGATTTGGGCAAACGTCTGGTCAGCCCGTATGGAATACATACTCCAGAATTGTATCTTGGCGCTTCTGGATACGCCCGGTACAACCCTTTTGGGTATCCCAAGGATTCTGGTAGATAAAGACTACCGCCAAAAAATTGTCGCCAAAGTCCAAGACCCGGTGGTGAAGTCTTTTTGGATACATGAGTATGAGACGTGGCGCGACCAGTTTCGTAATGAAGCCATTGTCCCGATACAGAATAAAGTCGGGCAGTTTTTAAATACCTCATTTATCCGTAACATTGTTGGTCAGCCAACATCCACACTTAACATCCCGGAGATAATGAATACGGGGAAGATATTGTTGGTGAACGTTTCCAAAGGCAAAATCGGGGAAGATAATTCTCAGCTCCTTGGCGCCATGATTATTACTAAAATTCAGCTCGCCGCCATGGAGCGGGTACGTATACCGGAGGAAGACCGCCTGGACTATTATCTTTATGTTGACGAGTTTCAAAATTTTGCCACGGAGTCTTTTGCTGCCATTCTTTCTGAGGCCCGAAAATATCGCCTGAACCTGATACTCGCCCATCAATATGTGGGACAGTTGGTAACCGACGTGTCCACCAAAGTTAGAGATGCTGTTTTTGGCAATGTGGGCACCATGATTACTTTTAGGGTGGGTGCGGCGGATGCTGAATTTCTGGAAAAGGAGTTTATGCCGGAGTTCATGCAGCAGGATCTTATTGGTTTGCCCAACTATAATATTTATCTAAAACTCATGGTGGATGGAGTTACCTCCCGGCCATTTTCTGCCGTGACTTTGCCGCCCATTCAGTTTGAAACCGACCCGACAGTCAAAGAGAAAATTATTAAGGTTTCCCGGGAGCGTTATGCCCGGTCCCGTCCGGAGGTAGAGGAAAAAATCACACAGTGGAGCGGTATGGTTGGCGATGACGGGGGTGGGGGAGGGAGCGGCGAGGAGGGGAAGTATGAGACTACTTGTTGGAACTGCGGGAAAACAGCAGCGGTGCCTTTTAAACCAGACGGCAGAAGGCCTGTGTATTGTTTTACTTGTCTTAAACAAATTGAGGAGGGGAAACTGGTGCCTCTGCCCGAACGTATGCCACAGGTTGGAAAGGCGCGTTTTTCACAAACCTTGGGAGGGCTGGGGATTGAATTTGCCGCTACGGCAGGAGCAGGAACTCGGCCGGCAGAAAAGGCAGTATCGGCCGCGAGACCGCGTGAGGAGGAACGCTATCCCAGAGTGTTTAGCCCGGAAGTTAGGCGTCCTTTTCCGGAACGCAGAGAACAAAAACAGACAGTGCCACCCCGTTCAGAAATAAAACCATCGCACTCGCGTCCCGGCCTTCGCTCTCAACCCATAGTCAAAACGCCGCAGGGGGCAAGACCGGTCTCGCTAACAGAATTAAAACCACGAGAAGGCGCCAGAAAAGAAAACGGAAATCAGCATCCGGCAACCAACGTTTCTGAATTGAGGAAAGTTTTAGAAGAGTCCTTAAAAGAAAAAAATGGATCGGAAACAGAGACCAAGAAGGAAAAAAGAGTAATCAAGCCTGGGGAAACCGTCAAGTTTTGA
- the secD gene encoding protein translocase subunit SecD produces the protein MRPQTARLIAAAFLCVGVLLGIFDAPQYFSRLTGVELNFLNIPYRLGLDIQGGTHLRYQADLGNISTPDYASSMEAVRDVIERRVNLFGVAEPLVQVEKSGKDWRLIVELAGIKDINAAIKLIGETPYLEFREETPEEERNKILESQKKGERLSEDPYFTPTILTGRQVKRSALDFDQTTFQPQINLELTDEGGKIFKDLTRRNVGKQLAIYLDGAPISAPVVREEIAGGKAQITGNFTPQSAKELVGRLNAGALPVPIKLISQQSVEASLGQESLERSLQAGLIGFLAVTLFMIFWYRLPGMLAVMALLLYAALVLAIFKLIPVTLTVAGIAGFILSIGMAVDANVLIFERLKEELRQGKSLEEGIYEGFSRAWTSIRDSNISSLITSAILYWMGTSMVQGFALTLGVGILVSMFSAISVTRTLLIAFMSRRLESLRFLFLNGLAR, from the coding sequence ATGCGCCCTCAAACAGCGCGGCTTATCGCGGCCGCGTTTTTATGTGTGGGCGTTTTACTTGGCATTTTTGACGCGCCTCAATATTTTTCGCGCCTCACGGGGGTTGAATTAAATTTTTTGAATATTCCTTATCGTCTGGGGCTGGACATACAAGGGGGAACGCACCTCCGGTATCAGGCTGATTTGGGCAACATCTCTACCCCTGATTATGCAAGTTCCATGGAGGCGGTGCGGGATGTGATTGAGCGAAGGGTAAATCTTTTTGGGGTTGCGGAGCCGCTGGTACAGGTTGAAAAATCAGGCAAAGACTGGAGGCTTATAGTGGAGTTGGCCGGTATTAAGGATATAAATGCCGCCATTAAACTTATTGGCGAAACACCATACCTTGAATTTCGGGAAGAAACCCCAGAGGAAGAACGTAATAAAATTTTAGAGTCGCAAAAAAAAGGAGAGCGGCTGTCGGAGGATCCGTACTTTACGCCCACCATACTTACTGGTCGGCAGGTTAAGCGATCTGCACTGGATTTTGACCAAACCACTTTTCAGCCGCAAATAAACCTTGAACTTACTGATGAGGGAGGAAAAATTTTTAAAGACTTGACCCGCCGCAATGTTGGTAAGCAGCTGGCTATTTATTTAGACGGGGCGCCCATATCCGCACCGGTTGTTCGGGAAGAGATTGCAGGCGGAAAAGCGCAGATTACCGGAAATTTCACACCCCAATCGGCCAAGGAACTTGTGGGGCGTTTAAATGCCGGCGCTCTGCCTGTGCCTATCAAGTTGATTTCCCAGCAATCAGTAGAAGCGTCTTTGGGGCAGGAGTCTTTGGAGCGAAGTTTGCAGGCCGGCCTTATCGGTTTTTTGGCGGTAACGCTTTTCATGATTTTTTGGTACCGTCTGCCGGGCATGTTGGCGGTTATGGCGCTCCTTCTTTATGCTGCTTTGGTGTTGGCTATATTTAAATTAATTCCGGTAACGCTTACCGTAGCGGGTATTGCCGGATTTATTCTTTCCATAGGTATGGCCGTGGATGCCAATGTTTTAATTTTTGAGCGCCTAAAGGAGGAGTTGCGTCAAGGCAAGAGTTTGGAGGAGGGGATTTATGAAGGCTTTTCACGCGCCTGGACCTCTATCCGCGACTCTAATATTTCCAGTCTTATTACTTCAGCAATTTTATACTGGATGGGCACAAGTATGGTGCAGGGGTTTGCCTTGACCCTTGGAGTTGGAATTTTAGTAAGTATGTTCTCGGCTATCAGTGTGACGAGAACTCTCCTAATTGCATTTATGAGCCGACGTCTGGAATCTCTTCGTTTCTTATTTTTAAACGGATTGGCAAGATAG
- a CDS encoding elongation factor P — protein sequence MLSYTDLKKGVLFTLEGEPYKVIDSSFSRMQQRKPVVQVKLRNLRSGKTVERTFQPSDTFEEAEVQKRPMTFLYAHRGDYVFSDDADPKNRLTLKEAALENKTNWLKPNTRLTALFFKDELTSIELPIKMDFRVIEAPPGVQGDRAQSGTKTVTIETGIVIQVPLFVNAGDTVRVNTETGEYVERVQKAPA from the coding sequence ATGCTAAGTTATACCGACCTAAAAAAAGGTGTTCTCTTTACTCTTGAAGGAGAACCTTATAAAGTTATTGACTCAAGTTTTTCCCGCATGCAGCAGAGAAAACCAGTAGTACAGGTAAAACTCCGGAACCTGCGCTCCGGCAAAACTGTGGAACGAACCTTCCAGCCTTCGGATACCTTTGAGGAGGCCGAGGTTCAAAAACGCCCCATGACTTTTTTATACGCACATCGTGGGGATTACGTTTTCTCCGACGACGCAGACCCCAAAAACCGCCTTACTTTAAAAGAGGCGGCTTTGGAAAACAAAACAAACTGGCTAAAACCAAATACGCGTCTAACGGCTTTATTTTTTAAAGATGAACTTACAAGTATTGAGCTTCCTATAAAAATGGACTTCAGGGTTATTGAGGCCCCGCCCGGAGTGCAGGGAGATCGCGCCCAGTCAGGAACCAAAACAGTCACCATAGAAACCGGGATTGTGATTCAGGTCCCGTTATTCGTAAATGCGGGGGATACCGTCAGAGTCAATACAGAAACTGGTGAATATGTAGAAAGAGTACAAAAAGCTCCGGCCTAA
- a CDS encoding type IV secretion system DNA-binding domain-containing protein codes for MAREGRIHISKYGPPPPELPVYQQVDPRAVSFVGRTNYEAPLETKKYIFGVKRKDRRRHVYIVGKSGVGKSKLLELLVRQDIAYGYGFCFIDPHGDVIEEILKFIPEERIDDVVLVDPSDHDWPVSFNPLQKVPPEMKHQMAQGLIEVMEKQFGANWTPRLEHVFRFTTLALLDYPEATMRGMISMLTDRPYRQKVIEYITDDMVKRFFAVEFADWSEKFDTDAIIPLVNKLGQFLSMPMLRNIFAQKENKIDFEWIMNNRKILLINLSKGKLGEENSSFFGSMFITKIKQAGMARAEIPEEKRIDFYLYVDEFHNLVTASFINLFAEARKYGLNLTVAHQFTAQLIPDVMATVLGNVATLIVFRVGGDDAARLEVEMTPVFKAKDMINLGTQEFYIKETIDGETYDPFSAETLGVLASPHPSYKDRIILSSRRKYAVNVEEVGRLIKAEEEATVFHKTSFPKEDKITGSHPEPLI; via the coding sequence ATGGCTCGGGAAGGAAGAATACATATAAGTAAATATGGGCCTCCGCCGCCGGAGCTGCCCGTGTATCAGCAGGTGGATCCGCGAGCGGTTTCTTTTGTCGGCCGCACCAACTATGAAGCCCCGCTTGAGACCAAGAAATACATCTTTGGCGTAAAACGTAAGGATCGCAGGCGCCATGTGTATATAGTGGGTAAGTCCGGAGTAGGGAAATCAAAATTGCTGGAGCTTTTGGTGCGTCAGGACATCGCTTATGGTTACGGCTTTTGTTTTATTGATCCCCACGGAGACGTGATTGAGGAAATTTTGAAGTTTATTCCAGAGGAACGGATTGATGATGTGGTTTTGGTTGATCCTTCGGATCATGACTGGCCGGTTTCTTTTAATCCGTTGCAAAAAGTGCCGCCGGAGATGAAACACCAGATGGCGCAAGGACTTATTGAGGTAATGGAGAAACAGTTTGGCGCCAACTGGACGCCGCGCCTTGAGCATGTGTTTCGTTTTACCACGTTGGCCCTTCTTGACTATCCCGAAGCCACCATGCGGGGAATGATATCTATGCTTACCGATCGGCCTTATCGCCAAAAAGTAATTGAGTACATAACGGATGATATGGTTAAGCGTTTCTTTGCGGTGGAGTTTGCCGACTGGTCTGAAAAGTTTGATACGGATGCCATCATCCCTCTGGTTAATAAACTTGGACAGTTTTTGTCTATGCCCATGCTCCGAAATATCTTTGCCCAAAAAGAAAATAAGATTGATTTTGAATGGATAATGAATAATAGAAAAATTCTCCTGATTAACTTATCTAAGGGTAAGTTGGGCGAGGAGAATTCCAGTTTTTTTGGTTCCATGTTTATCACCAAAATTAAGCAGGCCGGTATGGCGCGGGCCGAAATACCCGAAGAAAAAAGAATTGATTTTTATCTCTATGTTGACGAGTTTCATAATCTGGTTACGGCCTCTTTTATTAATCTTTTTGCTGAAGCAAGAAAATACGGACTTAATCTTACCGTGGCCCATCAATTTACGGCGCAGCTAATCCCTGACGTTATGGCCACTGTTCTGGGCAACGTGGCGACCCTGATAGTCTTTCGTGTAGGCGGAGACGACGCCGCAAGATTAGAAGTTGAGATGACCCCGGTTTTCAAGGCCAAAGACATGATAAATTTAGGAACGCAGGAGTTCTACATAAAAGAGACGATAGACGGTGAGACTTATGATCCGTTCTCGGCAGAGACCTTGGGGGTTCTTGCTTCCCCGCACCCTTCGTATAAAGACAGGATTATACTATCGTCACGCCGCAAATATGCGGTAAATGTTGAGGAGGTAGGGCGCCTGATTAAGGCAGAGGAAGAAGCAACGGTTTTTCACAAAACCTCATTCCCCAAGGAAGATAAAATTACTGGCAGTCACCCCGAGCCGCTTATTTAG
- a CDS encoding PD-(D/E)XK nuclease family protein gives MENKNGKIKVSPSGISYLLECPRCLWLHVNENLRRPRGAYPSLPDGMDNIFKKYFDEYRTRGELPPEIEGKVEGKLFEDKKKLHEWQEFNFGRGGIKAEIPEYNMFLSGAIDELLVAPDGRFIPFDFKTRGYPTKEDTHEHYRHQLDLYALLFQKNQMEPAEYGYLLFFWPQSYNLGMANFKTELIKMDVSPSRGMSVLKKVHEIVTGPIPQAHETCEYCGYRGG, from the coding sequence ATGGAAAATAAAAACGGTAAAATAAAAGTCTCGCCGTCCGGCATAAGTTATCTCCTGGAATGCCCGCGTTGTCTTTGGCTGCACGTTAACGAAAATTTGAGGCGTCCCCGCGGAGCATATCCCTCGCTTCCGGACGGGATGGATAATATCTTTAAGAAATATTTTGACGAGTATCGGACACGCGGAGAACTTCCTCCGGAGATTGAGGGCAAGGTAGAGGGAAAACTTTTTGAGGATAAAAAGAAACTCCACGAGTGGCAGGAGTTTAATTTCGGGAGAGGCGGAATAAAAGCGGAAATTCCGGAATACAATATGTTTCTTTCGGGCGCGATTGACGAATTGCTGGTTGCGCCCGACGGCAGATTTATTCCTTTTGATTTCAAAACTCGCGGCTATCCCACCAAAGAAGATACCCACGAACACTATCGCCATCAGCTTGACCTTTACGCTCTGCTTTTTCAAAAAAACCAGATGGAGCCGGCCGAATACGGCTACTTACTTTTTTTCTGGCCGCAGTCTTATAATTTGGGCATGGCAAATTTTAAAACTGAACTTATCAAGATGGATGTTTCTCCGAGCCGCGGTATGTCGGTTTTAAAAAAAGTGCACGAAATCGTTACGGGGCCCATTCCGCAAGCTCATGAAACCTGCGAGTATTGCGGTTATCGTGGGGGGTAA
- the secF gene encoding protein translocase subunit SecF yields the protein MDIIGKKYVFLTLSATLLVVSFVAIGLWGLRLGLDFTGGSLLEVEYQNDRPAVEEIKKSLESLSLGTLAVQPTGEKGMILRFKDINESLHQEILTKLGPGAKEFRFDSIGPTIGRELKQKSIMALGFAVLAIILYIAWAFRKVSKPVSSWKYGITAVIALVHDVSIPTGVFALLGHVRGVEIDPLFITALLTILGFSVHDTIVVFDRTRENLHKLKAMEPFEVTVNRSVNETLSRSINTSFTVLLVLLAIFFLGGETTRYFSLALMLGIIFGTYSSIFVASPLLVIWQKFSLKKRN from the coding sequence ATGGATATCATAGGTAAAAAGTATGTATTTTTGACCTTGTCCGCCACTCTGTTGGTAGTCAGTTTCGTTGCTATTGGTTTGTGGGGTCTTAGGTTGGGCCTTGATTTTACCGGCGGATCGCTTCTGGAAGTTGAGTATCAGAATGACCGTCCTGCAGTTGAAGAAATAAAGAAGAGTCTTGAGTCGTTGAGTTTAGGCACGCTTGCTGTACAGCCCACCGGCGAGAAAGGGATGATTTTGCGGTTCAAAGATATTAATGAAAGTCTGCATCAGGAAATTTTAACCAAACTCGGTCCGGGGGCTAAAGAATTTAGATTTGATTCTATCGGGCCGACCATAGGGCGTGAGCTAAAACAAAAATCTATTATGGCGTTGGGTTTTGCGGTCTTGGCAATTATACTTTATATAGCTTGGGCCTTTAGGAAAGTGTCTAAACCAGTATCCTCGTGGAAATACGGCATAACAGCCGTGATTGCACTGGTGCACGACGTGTCTATTCCTACGGGGGTTTTTGCGCTCCTGGGACATGTTAGGGGTGTGGAGATAGACCCCCTGTTTATAACGGCCCTATTGACAATTTTAGGGTTCTCTGTGCACGATACAATTGTAGTATTTGATAGAACCAGGGAGAACCTGCACAAGTTAAAGGCTATGGAGCCGTTTGAGGTTACGGTTAATCGCAGTGTTAATGAGACGCTGTCAAGGTCAATCAATACCTCATTTACGGTCCTGCTCGTTCTTTTAGCTATATTTTTTTTAGGGGGAGAAACAACTAGGTACTTTTCACTTGCCTTGATGCTTGGAATTATATTCGGGACTTATTCTTCTATTTTTGTGGCAAGCCCCCTGCTGGTGATCTGGCAGAAGTTTAGTTTGAAGAAAAGAAACTAA
- a CDS encoding sugar phosphate isomerase/epimerase, whose protein sequence is MLVSGSRRLELKLGVMQGRLIPSRGRGIQFFPFEEWEKEFGLAAKLGLDAIEFIFDLERSAENPLMSSEGRARIRELIGEHNVLVRHICADFFMRQTPFVGDRAQRKENEKVLRELIQAALEIGASSVEIPLLEKSSLRTEADEKKFIDFLRTGLDFAHQSEVQLSLETDLPPRKLLALVETISHPALALTYDSGNSASLGYDSYEEITVLGEYISNVHIKDRILGGGTVPLGGGHANFERLFRGLGEIGYRGSFTLQAARGEEGKEKETIAEYISFVSGYIERYLV, encoded by the coding sequence ATGCTGGTAAGTGGTTCCCGGCGGCTGGAACTTAAGCTGGGTGTTATGCAGGGTCGTTTGATTCCATCGCGGGGACGCGGGATTCAGTTTTTCCCGTTTGAGGAGTGGGAAAAAGAGTTTGGCCTTGCCGCCAAGTTAGGACTTGACGCTATTGAGTTTATTTTTGACCTGGAGCGTTCTGCGGAGAATCCGCTGATGAGTTCCGAGGGCAGAGCGCGCATAAGGGAATTGATTGGTGAACACAATGTATTGGTGCGTCACATTTGTGCCGATTTTTTCATGAGACAGACGCCTTTTGTTGGAGACAGGGCACAGAGAAAAGAAAATGAAAAGGTGTTGAGAGAATTGATACAGGCGGCTTTAGAAATCGGTGCAAGCAGCGTTGAAATTCCTCTTTTGGAAAAGTCCTCCTTGAGAACGGAGGCGGATGAAAAAAAATTCATTGATTTTCTCCGCACTGGTCTTGATTTTGCCCATCAATCCGAAGTTCAATTGAGTTTGGAAACGGATTTACCACCCCGTAAACTGCTGGCTTTGGTGGAGACGATTAGCCATCCGGCGCTGGCGTTGACCTACGACAGCGGCAATAGTGCTTCTTTGGGGTATGATAGCTATGAAGAAATTACTGTATTGGGAGAATACATCTCTAATGTTCATATCAAAGATAGGATTTTGGGCGGAGGAACAGTTCCTTTGGGAGGCGGGCATGCAAATTTTGAGCGGCTGTTCCGGGGACTGGGTGAAATAGGATATAGAGGGAGTTTTACTTTACAGGCGGCGCGCGGAGAGGAAGGAAAAGAAAAAGAAACTATTGCAGAGTATATCAGTTTTGTCAGCGGTTACATTGAGCGCTATCTGGTCTAA
- a CDS encoding trypsin-like peptidase domain-containing protein, giving the protein MTKYMVLVLVLAASLGFLFFQDIGERKTTITLPPSEQTQLSLTATTTDEKQNTVPPPLSKVPVKPLPREPVLAPPDFLPKLPPPPAVSSATTVPEGLALAPEEVLPPVPEFSSSDEAEILRSVVKIECPSSDGLGKYVGSGFMLKGGIVVTAAHVVKDSASENCSVIFPRERKPIHYLHATIENLQEVIRRHDEEGIDVAILRMPQLESFPEARAIFQEYPQVPYPLCTNPKMLGDKLLHFGYPSNYVDQNYLSKLEGEAVVHADIKGMKTQLSQDQTYTYRSPIFQYTNSETEVHPYMVSRVASFYGDSGGLAFNATKKCIVGPHRGGTIGRSSGENFSIFMNLGWNRAKEVVK; this is encoded by the coding sequence ATGACTAAGTATATGGTTTTAGTGCTGGTTTTGGCGGCTTCTTTGGGTTTTTTGTTTTTTCAGGATATTGGGGAACGAAAAACTACAATAACTTTGCCTCCGTCAGAGCAAACACAGCTTTCTCTAACGGCAACCACCACAGACGAGAAGCAAAATACAGTCCCCCCGCCGCTATCTAAAGTTCCGGTAAAACCATTACCAAGGGAACCGGTTTTGGCGCCGCCAGATTTTTTACCAAAACTGCCGCCTCCTCCTGCAGTTTCTTCTGCCACCACAGTACCGGAGGGATTGGCGCTGGCTCCGGAAGAAGTGCTGCCACCTGTACCGGAATTTTCATCGTCTGACGAAGCAGAGATTTTGCGCTCGGTGGTAAAAATTGAATGTCCGTCTTCTGACGGCCTCGGGAAGTACGTTGGTTCCGGATTCATGTTAAAGGGCGGAATAGTTGTCACCGCTGCCCATGTTGTAAAGGATTCGGCAAGCGAGAATTGTTCGGTAATTTTTCCTCGCGAGCGAAAACCAATTCATTATCTTCACGCCACCATTGAAAATCTGCAGGAGGTAATAAGGCGGCATGATGAAGAGGGGATTGACGTCGCGATTTTACGGATGCCACAACTTGAGTCTTTTCCGGAAGCCCGAGCCATTTTTCAGGAATATCCTCAAGTCCCTTATCCCCTATGCACTAATCCTAAGATGCTGGGAGATAAACTGCTTCATTTTGGTTATCCTTCAAATTACGTTGACCAGAATTATCTGTCCAAACTAGAAGGAGAAGCCGTGGTACATGCCGATATTAAAGGGATGAAAACCCAGCTCTCGCAGGATCAGACTTATACCTACCGAAGTCCGATTTTTCAATACACCAACAGTGAGACAGAGGTGCATCCTTACATGGTAAGCCGGGTGGCGTCTTTTTACGGGGATTCCGGGGGGCTCGCGTTTAACGCCACCAAAAAGTGCATTGTCGGGCCACATCGGGGTGGTACAATTGGCCGAAGTTCGGGTGAGAATTTTTCTATTTTTATGAACTTGGGGTGGAATAGGGCAAAAGAAGTTGTAAAGTAA
- a CDS encoding GIY-YIG nuclease family protein, with the protein MFYFYTLQSLKDKNLYFGYTGDLRKRIKEHNEGRVYSTRNRRPLECIYYEAYRSEKDARERESQIKFRAKAYISLKRRLKHSLFS; encoded by the coding sequence ATGTTTTATTTCTACACTTTGCAATCTCTGAAGGATAAAAACTTATATTTTGGATACACTGGGGATTTACGTAAACGAATAAAAGAGCATAATGAGGGTAGGGTGTATTCCACTAGAAATAGAAGACCCTTGGAGTGTATTTATTACGAGGCCTACAGGTCTGAGAAAGATGCTCGTGAGCGGGAGTCACAGATTAAATTTAGAGCAAAGGCCTACATTAGTTTAAAACGTCGGCTGAAACATAGTTTATTCAGTTGA
- a CDS encoding CPBP family intramembrane metalloprotease has protein sequence MVIYLQTLIERILQGTTVGTFLYTQVGYGFPVPEFWERIVTAHNAIQNTVLSFLTGWLHASLSTNMFLLVRGVAVSALVEEVEWRGITRLFQGSSKKFWWWVLAAILLLGYTLSYYTGPMNLLVVLTLGAAATILVKVTGRLWTAILLHILINIKGF, from the coding sequence ATGGTTATTTATCTTCAGACGCTTATTGAGCGCATACTCCAGGGTACAACAGTAGGAACTTTTCTTTACACACAGGTAGGATATGGATTCCCTGTGCCGGAATTTTGGGAACGCATTGTAACTGCGCACAATGCAATTCAAAATACAGTTCTTTCGTTCCTAACAGGCTGGCTTCACGCCTCACTTTCCACTAATATGTTCCTCTTGGTTCGGGGAGTGGCCGTAAGTGCTTTGGTGGAAGAAGTGGAGTGGCGAGGAATTACGCGGCTATTCCAAGGTTCTTCAAAAAAGTTTTGGTGGTGGGTACTGGCCGCCATTTTACTGCTGGGATATACCCTAAGCTACTATACCGGCCCAATGAACTTATTGGTGGTACTAACGCTCGGGGCAGCCGCAACAATACTCGTAAAAGTAACAGGACGGCTTTGGACGGCCATCCTGCTACACATACTTATCAATATTAAAGGTTTCTAG